A window from Apostichopus japonicus isolate 1M-3 chromosome 2, ASM3797524v1, whole genome shotgun sequence encodes these proteins:
- the LOC139981701 gene encoding uncharacterized protein isoform X1: MTGLPPISAVVGGHLAAYDALYKQADVNGTGKIQAAAAAVFLKRSGLKEPVLHKIWECCDRLGRGYLDKQAMVVALKLVALAQIGKDVDMAHISLPAPIPSMSASLPRTASPPVVVDNLWAVTPDEKTRYDTIFDGLAPTDNKLSGEKVRPVFLNSKLNVETLSKIWDLSDIDADGLLDRDEFAVAMHLVFKALEKEPTPQTLPANLMPPSKRKKPTVLPGAVGVLPVGVTLKPLNSTAPTVGAALLGTEMLRPASPAGEQSTWVVSSVEKSQADVVFKQIDTDVDGFVNGEEVRPILIQSGVPQPELAQIWNLCDIKQTGKLNSEQFALAMYLVNQAKNGTKPPTQLSPEMIPPSSRPKPTSDATNLDDLSLPGGAQLGGDTGLNKEMESISKEIDGFGKEKVQLQQDIRDKEEQVKTRMLEVESLQTELDSNQSQIRQLSNHKSDAERKLEELEEQKQKADGLLAEVQKQCQETKASLEALQQQIKHQQSAVDNQVEELNKAQKELEALRQEELASEQKKEASTNQLDMLQTNLKQTNDEIAKLQSKINLVREGQQKLNSSISQYDSAIETSKTTGELPTVEELPPLSLEELSIGKSDDALSSRATAGSSPVSSLSAYSISSEPISRIEEDDPFKGKDLFAEVVGTGDNGDPFKSVDPFKDADPFKSDDFIADPFGGDPFKSDDPFAREPASAPSDPFKGDDPFSGGLTNGQADVKPASNDLFASFDAFAGAGFGSSGGTFSKSSSTDNFGGDPFKTDDVPEIPPKKSKAPPTNTTSTPSSTSAISSDPFQAFGPKDASSPSTSDPFGSASSVKSPSDPFSFSGSAKSEEGNDPFSTPSVSKKDDPFASFSSSSKVSDGASDPFTVSASTTSDKSVDMFGAFGMTPGQSEKQDPFVKGSDPFGGSFVSNFDSTVSSKDSSKSDSTLDPFGEKKKQPSDDPFGGNNADPFGASAANSDDPFGGSTAKPDDPFGGSTAKPGDPFGGSTAKPDDPFGGSASKSGGFADFANFGNVKNESSSDNGVAWALQQSILEKEKQDQLARQEEEDLQKALSLSKADFTSSEA; encoded by the exons GTTGTTGGCGGACACCTGGCAGCCTATGATGCGCTCTATAAACAG GCTGATGTCAACGGTACTGGTAAAATACAGGCTGCAGCTGCTGCAGTGTTTTTGAAGAGATCGGGACTAAAGGAGCCAGTCTTACATAAGATATGGGAGTGCTGTGACAGGTTAGGGCGGGGCTACTTAGACAAACAG GCCATGGTAGTAGCCCTGAAGCTGGTAGCGTTAGCCCAGATCGGAAAAGACGTGGACATGGCCCACATATCCTTGCCAGCCCCCATCCCGAGCATG AGTGCATCTCTTCCTAGAACAGCTTCACCTCCTGTCGTGGTGGATAATTTGTGGGCTGTGACG CCTGACGAGAAGACTCGTTACGACACTATTTTTGATGGACTTGCCCCCACAGACAACAAATTATCTGGAGAAAAAGTTAGACCTGTGTTTTTAAATTCCAAACTGAATGTGGAAACATTAAGCAAG atttgGGACCTAAGCGATATCGATGCAGATGGCCTGCTAGACAGGGATGAGTTTGCAGTG GCGATGCATCTAGTCTTTAAGGCGTTAGAAAAAGAACCAACTCCTCAAACATTACCAGCAAACTTAATGCCGCCATCCAAGAGGAAAAAGCCGACAGTGTTACCCGGTGCCGTCGGTGTGTTACCGGTGGGGGTGACGTTGAAACCGTTAAATAGCACCGCACCCACAGTGGGTGCGGCTCTCTTAGGGACAGAGATGTTGAGGCCAGCATCACCAGCTGGT GAGCAGAGCACGTGGGTGGTCTCATCCGTAGAGAAATCGCAGGCTGACGTCGTCTTCAAGCAGATCGACACAGACGTAGATGGCTTCGTGAACGGAGAAGAAGTCCGGCCGATTTTAATTCAGTCGGGAGTACCTCAGCCAGAACTTGCCCAAATATG GAATCTCTGTGATATAAAGCAGACAGGGAAATTAAACTCAGAGCAATTTGCTCTAGCAATGTATCTGGTGAACCAAGCCAAGAATGGGACCAAACCACCAACGCAGCTTAGTCCTGAAATGATCCCGCCCTCCTCCCGACCAAAGCCAACGTCAGACGCAACTAACCTGGAT GACTTATCTCTGCCAGGTGGTGCTCAACTGGGCGGGGATACCGGGCTCAACAAAGAGATGGAATCAATCAGTAAAGAGATTGATGGCTTCGGCAAGGAGAAAGTCCAACTACAGCAAGATATACGGGACAAAGAAGAACAAGTTAAAACCAGAATGTTAGAGGTGGAG AGTTTACAAACCGAACTGGACAGCAACCAGTCGCAAATCCGGCAGCTCAGCAATCACAAATCCGATGCCGAGAGGAAACTGGAGGAGTTGGAGGAGCAGAAGCAGAAAGCGGATGGACTCCTGGCAGAGGTCCAAAAACAGTGCCAGGAAACAAAAGCATCGTTAGAGGCGTTACAACAGCAGATTAAACACCAACAGAGTGCTGTAGAT AATCAAGTCGAAGAATTGAACAAAGCTCAGAAAGAGTTAGAGGCTCTGAGACAGGAAGAGTTAGCATCAGAACAGAAGAAGGAAGCCAGTACAAACCAGCTGGATATGTTACAGACAAACCTGAAACAAACAAACGATGAAATCGCCAAG TTACAATCAAAGATCAATTTAGTCCGAGAAGGCCAACAGAAATTGAACAGCTCTATAAGCCAATACGACAGTGCCATTGAAACGTCCAAGACGACTGGAGAATTACCGACCGTGGAAGAATTGCCTCCTCTCAGTCTCGAAGAACTTAGCATCGGGAAGAGTGACGATGCCCTCAGCAGTCGAGCGACC GCTGGCAGTAGCCCAGTTAGTAGTCTCAGTGCTTACAGTATTTCATCTGAGCCCATCAGCAGGATAGAGGAG GATGATCCCTTCAAAGGCAAAGACTTGTTTGCCGAAGTCGTCGGGACAGGAGATAACGGCGATCCGTTCAAATCTGTTGATCCGTTTAAAGATG CTGATCCTTTTAAAAGTGATGATTTTATCGCGGATCCATTCGGTGGCGATCCATTCAAATCAGACGATCCCTTTGCCAGAGAACCGGCATCCGCTCCTTCCGATCCATTTAAAGGGGATGATCCGTTTTCTGGTGGATTAACCAACGGGCAGGCGGATG TTAAACCAGCATCTAATGATCTGTTCGCTTCCTTCGATGCTTTCGCTGGTGCAGGTTTCGGGAGCAGTGGCGGAACCTTTAGCAAA AGCTCTAGCACAGATAATTTTGGAGGGGATCCTTTTAAAACAGACGACGTTCCCGAGATCCCGCCAAAGAAGAGTAAAGCCCCTCCAACGAATACCACGTCTACTCCGAGTTCTACGTCGGCAATCAGTAGCGACCCCTTTCAGGCTTTTGGACCTAAAGACGCATCATCTCCTTCCACTAGCGATCCCTTCGGGAGCGCCAGTTCTGTGAAATCGCCGAGCGACCCGTTCTCTTTTAGCGGATCGGCAAAGTCCGAGGAAGGGAACGATCCATTTTCCACGCCGAGCGTCAGTAAAAAAGACGATCCCTTCGCTTCGTTTTCATCGTCATCCAAAGTCAGCGACGGTGCCAGCGATCCGTTCACCGTCTCTGCTTCCACAACGTCGGACAAATCTGTAGACATGTTTGGTGCTTTTGGAATGACCCCAGGACAATCTGAGAAGCAGGATCCGTTTGTAAAGGGGAGCGATCCATTTGGGGGATCGTTTGTTAGCAATTTTGATTCTACAGTATCCAGCAAAGACAGTTCTAAATCAGACAGTACTCTCGATCCTTTCGGAGAGAAAAAGAAGCAGCCGAGCGACGATCCCTTCGGCGGGAATAACGCCGATCCGTTTGGTGCATCCGCGGCTAACTCTGATGATCCGTTTGGAGGATCAACTGCTAAACCCGACGATCCATTCGGTGGATCGACTGCTAAACCCGGCGATCCATTCGGTGGATCAACTGCTAAACCAGACGATCCCTTCGGCGGGTCGGCATCAAAGTCTGGTGGATTTGCagattttgccaattttgggaacgtgaag AATGAGAGTTCATCTGATAATGGGGTAGCGTGGGCACTACAGCAGAGCATCTtagagaaagagaaacaagaCCAGCTCGCAAGGCAGGAAGAAGAAGATTTACAGAAAGCACTTTCATTGAGCAAAGCAGATTTTACTTCATCTGAGGCATGA
- the LOC139981701 gene encoding epidermal growth factor receptor substrate 15-like 1 isoform X5 — MTGLPPISAVVGGHLAAYDALYKQADVNGTGKIQAAAAAVFLKRSGLKEPVLHKIWECCDRLGRGYLDKQAMVVALKLVALAQIGKDVDMAHISLPAPIPSMSASLPRTASPPVVVDNLWAVTPDEKTRYDTIFDGLAPTDNKLSGEKVRPVFLNSKLNVETLSKIWDLSDIDADGLLDRDEFAVAMHLVFKALEKEPTPQTLPANLMPPSKRKKPTVLPGAVGVLPVGVTLKPLNSTAPTVGAALLGTEMLRPASPAGEQSTWVVSSVEKSQADVVFKQIDTDVDGFVNGEEVRPILIQSGVPQPELAQIWNLCDIKQTGKLNSEQFALAMYLVNQAKNGTKPPTQLSPEMIPPSSRPKPTSDATNLDDLSLPGGAQLGGDTGLNKEMESISKEIDGFGKEKVQLQQDIRDKEEQVKTRMLEVESLQTELDSNQSQIRQLSNHKSDAERKLEELEEQKQKADGLLAEVQKQCQETKASLEALQQQIKHQQSAVDNQVEELNKAQKELEALRQEELASEQKKEASTNQLDMLQTNLKQTNDEIAKLQSKINLVREGQQKLNSSISQYDSAIETSKTTGELPTVEELPPLSLEELSIGKSDDALSSRATAGSSPVSSLSAYSISSEPISRIEEDDPFKGKDLFAEVVGTGDNGDPFKSVDPFKDADPFKSDDFIADPFGGDPFKSDDPFAREPASAPSDPFKGDDPFSGGLTNGQADVKPASNDLFASFDAFAGAGFGSSGGTFSKNESSSDNGVAWALQQSILEKEKQDQLARQEEEDLQKALSLSKADFTSSEA, encoded by the exons GTTGTTGGCGGACACCTGGCAGCCTATGATGCGCTCTATAAACAG GCTGATGTCAACGGTACTGGTAAAATACAGGCTGCAGCTGCTGCAGTGTTTTTGAAGAGATCGGGACTAAAGGAGCCAGTCTTACATAAGATATGGGAGTGCTGTGACAGGTTAGGGCGGGGCTACTTAGACAAACAG GCCATGGTAGTAGCCCTGAAGCTGGTAGCGTTAGCCCAGATCGGAAAAGACGTGGACATGGCCCACATATCCTTGCCAGCCCCCATCCCGAGCATG AGTGCATCTCTTCCTAGAACAGCTTCACCTCCTGTCGTGGTGGATAATTTGTGGGCTGTGACG CCTGACGAGAAGACTCGTTACGACACTATTTTTGATGGACTTGCCCCCACAGACAACAAATTATCTGGAGAAAAAGTTAGACCTGTGTTTTTAAATTCCAAACTGAATGTGGAAACATTAAGCAAG atttgGGACCTAAGCGATATCGATGCAGATGGCCTGCTAGACAGGGATGAGTTTGCAGTG GCGATGCATCTAGTCTTTAAGGCGTTAGAAAAAGAACCAACTCCTCAAACATTACCAGCAAACTTAATGCCGCCATCCAAGAGGAAAAAGCCGACAGTGTTACCCGGTGCCGTCGGTGTGTTACCGGTGGGGGTGACGTTGAAACCGTTAAATAGCACCGCACCCACAGTGGGTGCGGCTCTCTTAGGGACAGAGATGTTGAGGCCAGCATCACCAGCTGGT GAGCAGAGCACGTGGGTGGTCTCATCCGTAGAGAAATCGCAGGCTGACGTCGTCTTCAAGCAGATCGACACAGACGTAGATGGCTTCGTGAACGGAGAAGAAGTCCGGCCGATTTTAATTCAGTCGGGAGTACCTCAGCCAGAACTTGCCCAAATATG GAATCTCTGTGATATAAAGCAGACAGGGAAATTAAACTCAGAGCAATTTGCTCTAGCAATGTATCTGGTGAACCAAGCCAAGAATGGGACCAAACCACCAACGCAGCTTAGTCCTGAAATGATCCCGCCCTCCTCCCGACCAAAGCCAACGTCAGACGCAACTAACCTGGAT GACTTATCTCTGCCAGGTGGTGCTCAACTGGGCGGGGATACCGGGCTCAACAAAGAGATGGAATCAATCAGTAAAGAGATTGATGGCTTCGGCAAGGAGAAAGTCCAACTACAGCAAGATATACGGGACAAAGAAGAACAAGTTAAAACCAGAATGTTAGAGGTGGAG AGTTTACAAACCGAACTGGACAGCAACCAGTCGCAAATCCGGCAGCTCAGCAATCACAAATCCGATGCCGAGAGGAAACTGGAGGAGTTGGAGGAGCAGAAGCAGAAAGCGGATGGACTCCTGGCAGAGGTCCAAAAACAGTGCCAGGAAACAAAAGCATCGTTAGAGGCGTTACAACAGCAGATTAAACACCAACAGAGTGCTGTAGAT AATCAAGTCGAAGAATTGAACAAAGCTCAGAAAGAGTTAGAGGCTCTGAGACAGGAAGAGTTAGCATCAGAACAGAAGAAGGAAGCCAGTACAAACCAGCTGGATATGTTACAGACAAACCTGAAACAAACAAACGATGAAATCGCCAAG TTACAATCAAAGATCAATTTAGTCCGAGAAGGCCAACAGAAATTGAACAGCTCTATAAGCCAATACGACAGTGCCATTGAAACGTCCAAGACGACTGGAGAATTACCGACCGTGGAAGAATTGCCTCCTCTCAGTCTCGAAGAACTTAGCATCGGGAAGAGTGACGATGCCCTCAGCAGTCGAGCGACC GCTGGCAGTAGCCCAGTTAGTAGTCTCAGTGCTTACAGTATTTCATCTGAGCCCATCAGCAGGATAGAGGAG GATGATCCCTTCAAAGGCAAAGACTTGTTTGCCGAAGTCGTCGGGACAGGAGATAACGGCGATCCGTTCAAATCTGTTGATCCGTTTAAAGATG CTGATCCTTTTAAAAGTGATGATTTTATCGCGGATCCATTCGGTGGCGATCCATTCAAATCAGACGATCCCTTTGCCAGAGAACCGGCATCCGCTCCTTCCGATCCATTTAAAGGGGATGATCCGTTTTCTGGTGGATTAACCAACGGGCAGGCGGATG TTAAACCAGCATCTAATGATCTGTTCGCTTCCTTCGATGCTTTCGCTGGTGCAGGTTTCGGGAGCAGTGGCGGAACCTTTAGCAAA AATGAGAGTTCATCTGATAATGGGGTAGCGTGGGCACTACAGCAGAGCATCTtagagaaagagaaacaagaCCAGCTCGCAAGGCAGGAAGAAGAAGATTTACAGAAAGCACTTTCATTGAGCAAAGCAGATTTTACTTCATCTGAGGCATGA
- the LOC139981701 gene encoding uncharacterized protein isoform X2 — MTGLPPISAVVGGHLAAYDALYKQADVNGTGKIQAAAAAVFLKRSGLKEPVLHKIWECCDRLGRGYLDKQAMVVALKLVALAQIGKDVDMAHISLPAPIPSMSASLPRTASPPVVVDNLWAVTPDEKTRYDTIFDGLAPTDNKLSGEKVRPVFLNSKLNVETLSKIWDLSDIDADGLLDRDEFAVAMHLVFKALEKEPTPQTLPANLMPPSKRKKPTVLPGAVGVLPVGVTLKPLNSTAPTVGAALLGTEMLRPASPAGSTWVVSSVEKSQADVVFKQIDTDVDGFVNGEEVRPILIQSGVPQPELAQIWNLCDIKQTGKLNSEQFALAMYLVNQAKNGTKPPTQLSPEMIPPSSRPKPTSDATNLDDLSLPGGAQLGGDTGLNKEMESISKEIDGFGKEKVQLQQDIRDKEEQVKTRMLEVESLQTELDSNQSQIRQLSNHKSDAERKLEELEEQKQKADGLLAEVQKQCQETKASLEALQQQIKHQQSAVDNQVEELNKAQKELEALRQEELASEQKKEASTNQLDMLQTNLKQTNDEIAKLQSKINLVREGQQKLNSSISQYDSAIETSKTTGELPTVEELPPLSLEELSIGKSDDALSSRATAGSSPVSSLSAYSISSEPISRIEEDDPFKGKDLFAEVVGTGDNGDPFKSVDPFKDADPFKSDDFIADPFGGDPFKSDDPFAREPASAPSDPFKGDDPFSGGLTNGQADVKPASNDLFASFDAFAGAGFGSSGGTFSKSSSTDNFGGDPFKTDDVPEIPPKKSKAPPTNTTSTPSSTSAISSDPFQAFGPKDASSPSTSDPFGSASSVKSPSDPFSFSGSAKSEEGNDPFSTPSVSKKDDPFASFSSSSKVSDGASDPFTVSASTTSDKSVDMFGAFGMTPGQSEKQDPFVKGSDPFGGSFVSNFDSTVSSKDSSKSDSTLDPFGEKKKQPSDDPFGGNNADPFGASAANSDDPFGGSTAKPDDPFGGSTAKPGDPFGGSTAKPDDPFGGSASKSGGFADFANFGNVKNESSSDNGVAWALQQSILEKEKQDQLARQEEEDLQKALSLSKADFTSSEA, encoded by the exons GTTGTTGGCGGACACCTGGCAGCCTATGATGCGCTCTATAAACAG GCTGATGTCAACGGTACTGGTAAAATACAGGCTGCAGCTGCTGCAGTGTTTTTGAAGAGATCGGGACTAAAGGAGCCAGTCTTACATAAGATATGGGAGTGCTGTGACAGGTTAGGGCGGGGCTACTTAGACAAACAG GCCATGGTAGTAGCCCTGAAGCTGGTAGCGTTAGCCCAGATCGGAAAAGACGTGGACATGGCCCACATATCCTTGCCAGCCCCCATCCCGAGCATG AGTGCATCTCTTCCTAGAACAGCTTCACCTCCTGTCGTGGTGGATAATTTGTGGGCTGTGACG CCTGACGAGAAGACTCGTTACGACACTATTTTTGATGGACTTGCCCCCACAGACAACAAATTATCTGGAGAAAAAGTTAGACCTGTGTTTTTAAATTCCAAACTGAATGTGGAAACATTAAGCAAG atttgGGACCTAAGCGATATCGATGCAGATGGCCTGCTAGACAGGGATGAGTTTGCAGTG GCGATGCATCTAGTCTTTAAGGCGTTAGAAAAAGAACCAACTCCTCAAACATTACCAGCAAACTTAATGCCGCCATCCAAGAGGAAAAAGCCGACAGTGTTACCCGGTGCCGTCGGTGTGTTACCGGTGGGGGTGACGTTGAAACCGTTAAATAGCACCGCACCCACAGTGGGTGCGGCTCTCTTAGGGACAGAGATGTTGAGGCCAGCATCACCAGCTGGT AGCACGTGGGTGGTCTCATCCGTAGAGAAATCGCAGGCTGACGTCGTCTTCAAGCAGATCGACACAGACGTAGATGGCTTCGTGAACGGAGAAGAAGTCCGGCCGATTTTAATTCAGTCGGGAGTACCTCAGCCAGAACTTGCCCAAATATG GAATCTCTGTGATATAAAGCAGACAGGGAAATTAAACTCAGAGCAATTTGCTCTAGCAATGTATCTGGTGAACCAAGCCAAGAATGGGACCAAACCACCAACGCAGCTTAGTCCTGAAATGATCCCGCCCTCCTCCCGACCAAAGCCAACGTCAGACGCAACTAACCTGGAT GACTTATCTCTGCCAGGTGGTGCTCAACTGGGCGGGGATACCGGGCTCAACAAAGAGATGGAATCAATCAGTAAAGAGATTGATGGCTTCGGCAAGGAGAAAGTCCAACTACAGCAAGATATACGGGACAAAGAAGAACAAGTTAAAACCAGAATGTTAGAGGTGGAG AGTTTACAAACCGAACTGGACAGCAACCAGTCGCAAATCCGGCAGCTCAGCAATCACAAATCCGATGCCGAGAGGAAACTGGAGGAGTTGGAGGAGCAGAAGCAGAAAGCGGATGGACTCCTGGCAGAGGTCCAAAAACAGTGCCAGGAAACAAAAGCATCGTTAGAGGCGTTACAACAGCAGATTAAACACCAACAGAGTGCTGTAGAT AATCAAGTCGAAGAATTGAACAAAGCTCAGAAAGAGTTAGAGGCTCTGAGACAGGAAGAGTTAGCATCAGAACAGAAGAAGGAAGCCAGTACAAACCAGCTGGATATGTTACAGACAAACCTGAAACAAACAAACGATGAAATCGCCAAG TTACAATCAAAGATCAATTTAGTCCGAGAAGGCCAACAGAAATTGAACAGCTCTATAAGCCAATACGACAGTGCCATTGAAACGTCCAAGACGACTGGAGAATTACCGACCGTGGAAGAATTGCCTCCTCTCAGTCTCGAAGAACTTAGCATCGGGAAGAGTGACGATGCCCTCAGCAGTCGAGCGACC GCTGGCAGTAGCCCAGTTAGTAGTCTCAGTGCTTACAGTATTTCATCTGAGCCCATCAGCAGGATAGAGGAG GATGATCCCTTCAAAGGCAAAGACTTGTTTGCCGAAGTCGTCGGGACAGGAGATAACGGCGATCCGTTCAAATCTGTTGATCCGTTTAAAGATG CTGATCCTTTTAAAAGTGATGATTTTATCGCGGATCCATTCGGTGGCGATCCATTCAAATCAGACGATCCCTTTGCCAGAGAACCGGCATCCGCTCCTTCCGATCCATTTAAAGGGGATGATCCGTTTTCTGGTGGATTAACCAACGGGCAGGCGGATG TTAAACCAGCATCTAATGATCTGTTCGCTTCCTTCGATGCTTTCGCTGGTGCAGGTTTCGGGAGCAGTGGCGGAACCTTTAGCAAA AGCTCTAGCACAGATAATTTTGGAGGGGATCCTTTTAAAACAGACGACGTTCCCGAGATCCCGCCAAAGAAGAGTAAAGCCCCTCCAACGAATACCACGTCTACTCCGAGTTCTACGTCGGCAATCAGTAGCGACCCCTTTCAGGCTTTTGGACCTAAAGACGCATCATCTCCTTCCACTAGCGATCCCTTCGGGAGCGCCAGTTCTGTGAAATCGCCGAGCGACCCGTTCTCTTTTAGCGGATCGGCAAAGTCCGAGGAAGGGAACGATCCATTTTCCACGCCGAGCGTCAGTAAAAAAGACGATCCCTTCGCTTCGTTTTCATCGTCATCCAAAGTCAGCGACGGTGCCAGCGATCCGTTCACCGTCTCTGCTTCCACAACGTCGGACAAATCTGTAGACATGTTTGGTGCTTTTGGAATGACCCCAGGACAATCTGAGAAGCAGGATCCGTTTGTAAAGGGGAGCGATCCATTTGGGGGATCGTTTGTTAGCAATTTTGATTCTACAGTATCCAGCAAAGACAGTTCTAAATCAGACAGTACTCTCGATCCTTTCGGAGAGAAAAAGAAGCAGCCGAGCGACGATCCCTTCGGCGGGAATAACGCCGATCCGTTTGGTGCATCCGCGGCTAACTCTGATGATCCGTTTGGAGGATCAACTGCTAAACCCGACGATCCATTCGGTGGATCGACTGCTAAACCCGGCGATCCATTCGGTGGATCAACTGCTAAACCAGACGATCCCTTCGGCGGGTCGGCATCAAAGTCTGGTGGATTTGCagattttgccaattttgggaacgtgaag AATGAGAGTTCATCTGATAATGGGGTAGCGTGGGCACTACAGCAGAGCATCTtagagaaagagaaacaagaCCAGCTCGCAAGGCAGGAAGAAGAAGATTTACAGAAAGCACTTTCATTGAGCAAAGCAGATTTTACTTCATCTGAGGCATGA